In a single window of the Palaemon carinicauda isolate YSFRI2023 chromosome 10, ASM3689809v2, whole genome shotgun sequence genome:
- the LOC137648428 gene encoding tyrosine-protein phosphatase 3-like, translating to MAMALCTIQVILFNFSNLAAGSAIGLRGDNLWHLKKAEENLPNTQTWTAPPRQRFVRSKGATCPPSQPDPAASIFNFLSSAVLMTNVAINMIISINTNNNNNNNNDNNNNNNDNNFNSNSLMFTSMNTNMNTAMLPGRRRRRSGSITNDGCSCKEKTPETVGLSTSVLVSSSNPASEVSSIPEFSWNPLSKVSRVPEISWKAESEVSNVIKISSDLASEVFTIPEVFWKAEIGVSSVPKFSHDSSSATETFPGKYNNSKNSNSGIFWRQSVNSTDAKSSWIQITTNILNWNTLECVSWFICHRLKTKQESSIADWVMENMTVSIMEIEISSYLSPKQIVLLRRAIFEGRYSTNCDHLWRKCHALV from the coding sequence ATGGCCATGGCACTATGTACCATTCAAGTCATCTTATTTAATTTTTCGAATCTTGCAGCCGGAAGTGCCATCGGCCTGAGAGGAGACAACCTTTGGCATCTTAAAAAAGCTGAAGAAAACCTCCCAAATACCCAGACGTGGACCGCACCTCCCCGTCAGCGCTTCGTCAGGAGTAAAGGCGCCACTTGTCCACCTTCCCAGCCGGATCCAGCCGCCTCCATCTTTAACTTCTTGAGCAGCGCCGTTCTCATGACCAATGTGGCCATCAACATGATCATCAGtatcaacaccaacaacaacaataacaacaacaatgataataacaataataacaacgataacaaCTTCAACAGCAACTCCCTCATGTTCACGAGTATGAACACGAATATGAACACGGCCATGTTGccagggaggagaagaagaagaagtggaagcATAACAAACGATGGATGCAGCTGCAAAGAAAAGACTCCTGAGACGGTCGGCCTTAGTACAAGTGTTCTAGTCAGTTCCAGTAATCCAGCAAGTGAAGTTTCTAGCATTCCAGAGTTTTCCTGGAATCCATTGAGTAAGGTTTCCAGGGTTCCAGAAATATCGTGGAAAGCAGAAAGTGAGGTTTCCAACGTTATAAAGATTTCCAGCGACTTAGCAAGTGAAGTTTTTACTATTCCAGAGGTTTTCTGGAAAGCAGAGATTGGAGTTTCCAGCGTTCCTAAGTTTTCCCATGACTCATCTAGCGCAACTGAAACTTTTCCAGGCAAATACAATAACTCGAAGAATTCAAATTCCGGCATTTTTTGGAGGCAATCTGTAAATTCTACAGACGCAAAATCATCCTGGATTCAGATCACCACGAACATTCTCAACTGGAACACCTTAGAATGCGTATCTTGGTTCATTTGTCACAGGCTTAAAACTAAGCAAGAGTCTTCAATAGCCGACTGGGTCATGGAAAATATGACCGTTTCCATAATGGAAATTGAAATCTCCTCTTACTTAAGCCCTAAACAAATTGTCCTTCTCCGAAGAGCCATCTTTGAGGGAAGATATTCCACTAACTGTGATCATCTTTGGAGAAAATGCCACGCTTTGGTGTGA